One genomic segment of Alkalimarinus alittae includes these proteins:
- a CDS encoding NAD(P)H-quinone oxidoreductase, translating to MKFIDILEFGAPDVLTLNTTTPPTPRRNEVLVKVIAAGVNRPDVIQRQGLYPAPPGASPILGLEIAGEIIALGDDVNDLNIGDKVCALANGGGYAEQVCVPASQCLPIPKGLSMIEAAALPETFFTVWSNVFDRAQLKSGDSFLVHGGSSGIGTTAIQMAKALGAKVFTTAGSKEKCDTCLELGADIAINYHEADFVDVITEATEGKGVDVILDMVGGDYIPKNLKTAAMDGRIVNIAFLQGPVVKANFLPIMLKRLTVTGSTLRPQTEEAKASIALNLKNTIWPLIEAGKIKPVIAKVFPLTEAADAHRLMETNQHIGKIVLTVGEE from the coding sequence ATGAAATTTATCGACATTCTAGAATTTGGTGCACCAGACGTACTTACGTTAAATACCACAACCCCACCGACACCCCGCCGCAACGAAGTGTTGGTGAAAGTCATTGCTGCTGGCGTTAATAGACCTGACGTTATTCAACGGCAAGGGCTCTACCCAGCACCTCCAGGCGCCTCACCTATATTAGGACTTGAAATAGCAGGCGAAATTATAGCGCTAGGTGATGACGTTAATGATTTGAACATAGGTGATAAAGTTTGCGCACTCGCCAATGGCGGCGGATACGCTGAACAAGTCTGTGTCCCGGCCTCTCAATGCTTGCCGATTCCTAAAGGTCTCTCAATGATAGAGGCGGCAGCATTACCCGAAACATTTTTCACAGTCTGGAGTAATGTGTTTGATAGAGCCCAACTTAAATCTGGAGACTCATTTTTAGTTCACGGCGGCTCAAGCGGTATAGGAACAACCGCTATTCAAATGGCTAAAGCATTAGGCGCCAAAGTATTTACAACAGCAGGTAGTAAAGAAAAGTGCGACACATGTCTCGAGCTCGGCGCTGACATTGCCATTAACTACCATGAAGCGGACTTTGTTGATGTTATTACAGAAGCAACAGAGGGTAAGGGAGTTGATGTTATATTAGATATGGTCGGGGGCGATTATATCCCTAAGAACCTTAAAACTGCTGCGATGGATGGTCGAATTGTTAACATTGCCTTTTTGCAAGGGCCGGTCGTTAAGGCTAATTTTTTACCGATTATGCTTAAACGTCTAACTGTTACAGGCTCAACATTGAGACCTCAAACTGAGGAGGCGAAAGCGAGCATTGCTTTAAATTTAAAAAACACGATATGGCCCTTAATAGAGGCGGGAAAAATTAAACCTGTCATAGCAAAGGTATTCCCACTTACAGAAGCAGCAGATGCCCATCGACTAATGGAGACCAATCAGCATATCGGTAAAATAGTTTTAACTGTGGGTGAAGAATAG
- a CDS encoding CBS domain-containing protein, translating to MALVKKVMKTSLVTATPGESVSTVCKRMKEARLGAILVVDNNRLSGIFTERDLLNRVVSEGVDPATTYVSEVATPNPIVVKDDTHIKECAEILRDQGFRHLPVMDQEGNPAGIVSSRDFFQYMANELEQIIDRMRGTDEQVDESFDIYEYLGAGGCGLPRL from the coding sequence ATGGCACTAGTTAAAAAAGTAATGAAAACCAGTCTTGTCACTGCGACTCCAGGCGAGAGTGTTTCAACCGTATGCAAGCGTATGAAAGAAGCTCGTTTAGGCGCCATCTTAGTGGTCGATAATAATCGACTATCTGGCATTTTTACTGAGCGTGACTTGTTGAATCGCGTCGTTTCAGAAGGAGTCGACCCAGCAACAACTTACGTTAGTGAAGTAGCAACCCCTAACCCAATTGTTGTTAAAGACGATACACATATCAAAGAGTGTGCAGAAATACTTCGAGACCAAGGCTTTCGCCACTTACCTGTTATGGATCAAGAAGGAAACCCTGCAGGAATTGTGTCGTCACGTGACTTCTTCCAATACATGGCAAATGAATTAGAGCAAATCATTGACAGAATGCGAGGAACAGATGAACAGGTTGATGAGAGTTTTGATATATACGAATACTTAGGGGCCGGTGGCTGCGGTCTACCACGACTCTAA
- a CDS encoding peptidylprolyl isomerase produces the protein MIELKTNFGDITLELDYENAPVTAKNFEQNVRDGFYNGLIFHRVISNFMIQGGGFGPGMTPQETKATIKNEANNGLSNSNGTVAMARTMDPHSASAQFFINVKDNGFLDHTSETTEGWGYAVFGKVTDGMDVVEKIKNVQTTMAAGHQDVPVEDIVIESAQVIED, from the coding sequence ATGATTGAATTAAAGACCAACTTTGGCGACATCACTCTTGAGCTTGATTACGAAAACGCGCCCGTAACAGCCAAGAACTTCGAACAAAATGTTCGCGATGGTTTTTATAACGGCCTAATTTTTCATCGAGTGATCAGCAACTTCATGATTCAAGGCGGCGGTTTTGGCCCAGGCATGACACCACAAGAAACGAAAGCCACGATTAAAAATGAAGCTAACAACGGCTTAAGTAACTCAAATGGCACTGTTGCCATGGCTAGAACAATGGACCCACACTCTGCTTCAGCACAGTTTTTCATTAACGTGAAAGACAATGGATTCTTAGACCACACATCAGAGACAACTGAAGGCTGGGGATACGCAGTATTCGGTAAAGTAACTGACGGTATGGACGTCGTAGAAAAAATTAAGAATGTTCAAACGACAATGGCAGCAGGCCACCAAGACGTCCCTGTAGAAGACATTGTTATCGAATCTGCTCAAGTTATCGAAGACTAG
- a CDS encoding glutamine--tRNA ligase/YqeY domain fusion protein: MATSEIKASSNFIRNIIEEDVKAGKQSKIVTRFPPEPNGYLHIGHARSIWLNFGMAKEFGGDCNLRFDDTNPEKEEQEYVDSIKEDVRWLGYQWSGDVKYASEYFDQFYEWALHLIKEGKAYVCDLSAKESSEYRGWATKPGKDSPYRSRSIEENLLLIDKMRKGELEEGSCVLRAKIDMASPNMNLRDPILYRIRKVPHHQTGDKWCIYPSYDFAHGQEDSIEGITHSICTLEFQDHRPLYEWFHENLPVPSKPKQYEFGRLNLNYTVTSKRKLKQLVDSGFVNGWNDPRMPTVSGMRRRGYTPASLKTFCDMVPVSKSNSVIDVSVLERAIRDDLNDNAPRAMCVMDPLKVVITNFPEGEVEDMVAASHPSKPELGERTLPFTRELLIDRSDFNEDSSLSRKKFKRLVLGEWVRLRGAYIIKANEVVKDESGEISQINASLIPDTVGNDAPEGIRPRGVIHWVSEKYGVPAEIRRYDRLFNHESPDQGDEDFMTYINADSLSVITAIVEPSVANCQAETSFQFEREGYFVADRYDHAAGKPVFNMTIGLRDTWASK, translated from the coding sequence ATGGCTACCTCTGAAATTAAAGCATCAAGCAACTTTATTCGAAATATTATTGAAGAAGATGTAAAGGCGGGTAAACAGTCAAAGATAGTGACCCGCTTTCCACCTGAGCCCAATGGTTACCTCCATATTGGTCATGCGCGCTCAATTTGGCTGAACTTTGGTATGGCTAAAGAGTTTGGCGGTGATTGCAATTTGAGGTTTGATGACACGAATCCTGAAAAAGAAGAGCAGGAGTATGTTGATTCTATAAAAGAAGATGTGCGTTGGTTGGGTTATCAGTGGAGCGGTGATGTTAAGTATGCCTCTGAATACTTTGACCAGTTTTATGAGTGGGCACTTCATCTTATTAAAGAAGGCAAGGCGTATGTTTGCGACTTGTCTGCTAAAGAGTCTAGTGAGTATCGCGGTTGGGCCACAAAACCAGGTAAAGATAGCCCTTATCGCAGTCGTTCAATTGAAGAAAATCTTTTGTTGATCGATAAGATGCGAAAAGGTGAGCTTGAAGAGGGGAGTTGTGTACTTAGAGCGAAGATTGATATGGCATCCCCTAATATGAACCTTCGTGACCCAATACTCTATCGAATTCGAAAGGTGCCGCATCATCAGACGGGAGATAAATGGTGTATTTATCCCAGTTATGATTTTGCCCATGGTCAAGAAGACTCAATCGAGGGTATAACTCATTCTATTTGCACGCTTGAGTTTCAAGATCATAGACCGTTATATGAGTGGTTCCATGAAAATTTACCGGTTCCTAGCAAGCCTAAACAATATGAGTTTGGCCGATTAAATTTGAACTATACGGTTACGAGTAAACGTAAACTCAAGCAACTTGTTGATAGTGGGTTTGTTAATGGCTGGAATGACCCTAGAATGCCGACTGTTTCAGGCATGCGTCGAAGAGGGTATACACCTGCTTCATTAAAAACATTTTGCGATATGGTGCCGGTGAGTAAAAGTAATAGTGTCATTGATGTGTCGGTACTAGAGCGAGCAATCAGAGACGACCTAAATGATAATGCGCCAAGGGCGATGTGTGTAATGGATCCGCTTAAGGTTGTTATTACTAACTTCCCTGAAGGTGAAGTTGAGGATATGGTTGCAGCGTCTCACCCTAGTAAGCCAGAGCTTGGAGAGCGCACTCTACCTTTCACACGAGAGCTTTTGATTGATCGCAGTGATTTTAACGAAGATAGCTCACTTTCTAGAAAGAAATTTAAGCGGTTAGTGTTGGGTGAATGGGTTCGCCTGAGAGGCGCTTACATTATTAAGGCAAATGAGGTGGTTAAGGATGAGAGTGGCGAAATTTCTCAGATTAATGCTTCTCTAATTCCGGATACTGTTGGCAATGACGCACCAGAGGGTATAAGACCACGAGGCGTTATTCATTGGGTGTCAGAAAAGTACGGTGTTCCTGCTGAGATCAGGCGTTACGATAGGCTGTTTAATCATGAGTCGCCTGATCAGGGGGATGAGGATTTTATGACTTATATTAATGCTGATAGTTTGTCGGTTATAACTGCCATTGTTGAGCCTTCAGTTGCTAATTGTCAGGCTGAAACCTCATTTCAGTTTGAGCGTGAGGGGTACTTTGTCGCTGATCGTTATGACCATGCTGCCGGCAAACCGGTCTTCAATATGACAATTGGATTAAGAGACACCTGGGCAAGTAAGTAG
- a CDS encoding UDP-2,3-diacylglucosamine diphosphatase: protein MTTLFISDLHLEEKRPEIIEAFFNFLDTKAQGIDALYILGDFFEAWIGDDENTPLQLSVKQKLKAVSESGTQLFLMHGNRDFLMGPLFCEETGAQLLEDPSVVNLYGQDILLMHGDSLCTHDLEYMKFRKNMRDEQWQTLFLKRSLPERQLVAQQLRTISQAKNKGKAQEIMDVTPSEVVSSLKKHGVDILIHGHTHRPAVHKFEIDSKAAKRIVLGDWDKYVWYIEANDSGKIALINYPLAN from the coding sequence ATGACAACCCTATTTATCTCAGATCTTCACCTTGAGGAGAAACGCCCCGAAATTATCGAGGCGTTTTTTAACTTTCTTGATACGAAAGCGCAAGGTATTGACGCACTCTATATTCTAGGCGATTTTTTCGAGGCTTGGATTGGCGATGACGAAAATACCCCCCTGCAATTAAGCGTTAAACAAAAACTTAAAGCGGTGAGCGAATCAGGCACTCAGCTGTTTTTAATGCACGGAAATAGAGATTTCCTCATGGGCCCGTTATTTTGTGAAGAAACCGGTGCTCAACTCTTAGAGGACCCATCGGTCGTTAACCTTTATGGCCAAGATATACTTCTTATGCATGGTGACAGCCTTTGCACCCATGACCTCGAGTACATGAAGTTTCGGAAAAACATGAGAGATGAGCAGTGGCAAACCTTATTTTTAAAACGCAGCCTACCTGAAAGGCAGCTTGTAGCCCAGCAATTACGCACCATTAGCCAAGCTAAAAACAAAGGAAAAGCGCAAGAAATAATGGATGTCACCCCTTCCGAAGTCGTATCTTCACTAAAAAAACACGGTGTTGACATATTGATTCACGGGCATACTCATCGACCTGCAGTTCATAAGTTTGAGATCGATAGCAAAGCGGCAAAGCGAATAGTGCTAGGTGACTGGGATAAATACGTTTGGTACATAGAAGCGAACGACTCAGGTAAAATAGCGCTAATTAATTACCCTTTAGCGAACTAA
- a CDS encoding HpcH/HpaI aldolase/citrate lyase family protein: MDNKMKHATYPGWRSLLFIPVHVDKFVAKAHTRGADAYILDLEDSVPLAEKALARSKVVGAAKQVSVDGAAALVRINLDESMAHQDLEASVDASVAAIVIPKVESAEQVISIAKKISQLESDRGIQSGHTLLIAMIESVEALPKLDEIADAHPRVISVTLGSEDFSASAGMHSIPETLLMPNQMIAYACRRVGISPLGFPGSIADYSNIDAFRKTIQFANQLGFVGAFCIHPKQATVLNEELMPSVDAVENAKGLIEAFEQGLAEGRGAVEYRGKMIDMPVVISARELITRYEKIIAPSKG, from the coding sequence ATGGATAATAAAATGAAGCATGCAACGTACCCTGGATGGCGCTCTTTATTATTTATCCCCGTACATGTGGATAAATTTGTAGCAAAAGCGCATACCCGAGGCGCAGACGCTTATATTCTAGACTTAGAAGACAGCGTTCCATTAGCGGAAAAAGCGCTTGCTCGAAGTAAGGTGGTCGGTGCTGCCAAGCAGGTTTCGGTTGATGGCGCAGCGGCATTAGTACGGATTAACCTTGATGAAAGCATGGCACACCAAGACTTAGAGGCCTCTGTCGATGCTTCGGTCGCCGCGATAGTGATTCCTAAAGTTGAGAGCGCAGAGCAGGTTATATCCATTGCCAAAAAGATAAGCCAACTTGAGAGTGATAGAGGCATTCAGAGCGGTCACACTTTGTTGATTGCGATGATTGAATCGGTTGAAGCGTTGCCAAAGCTGGATGAAATTGCTGACGCTCACCCCCGTGTTATTTCTGTCACCTTGGGTTCTGAAGATTTTTCTGCCTCTGCGGGAATGCACTCGATACCTGAAACGTTATTGATGCCTAACCAAATGATTGCGTATGCGTGTCGACGTGTGGGTATCTCGCCATTGGGCTTTCCGGGGTCTATCGCTGACTACAGTAATATAGATGCATTCCGTAAAACGATTCAGTTTGCGAATCAATTAGGGTTTGTGGGCGCATTTTGCATACATCCTAAACAAGCAACGGTGTTAAACGAAGAACTTATGCCGAGTGTTGATGCGGTAGAAAACGCAAAAGGGTTAATTGAGGCATTTGAACAAGGTTTGGCTGAAGGGCGAGGGGCAGTTGAGTATCGAGGTAAGATGATTGATATGCCGGTTGTTATCAGTGCCAGAGAACTTATCACGCGTTATGAAAAAATCATAGCACCTTCAAAAGGCTAA
- a CDS encoding bifunctional aconitate hydratase 2/2-methylisocitrate dehydratase: MLEAYRKHVAEREAEGVPPKALNAEQVAGLVELLKNPPAGEEAVLVDLLENRIPPGVDEAAYVKAAFLTAIVKGEAESPLVSKEKAVELLGMMQGGYNIATLVDLLDIPELAELAGEKLKDTLLMFDAFHDVQEKMEAGNATAKAVIESWANAEWFTKRDKVAESIKMSIFKVTGEINTDDLSPAPDAWSRPDIPLHARAAFKMTRDGLTPEEHGVTGPISQIEEIKAKGYPVAFVGDVVGTGSSRKSATNSVLWFFGDDMPGVPNKRTGGVCFGSKVAPIFFNTMEDAGALVFEAPVDKINMGDVVEIRPYDGKILNEAGETVSEFSFKSDVILDEVQAGGRIPLIIGRGLTDKARTVLGLEPTQMFRTPVEPFETNKGYTLAQKMVGKACGVEGVRPGQYCEPKMTTVGSQDTTGPMTRDELKDLACLGFSADLVMQSFCHTAAYPKPVDVEMQHTMPDFIQTRGGVALRPGDGVIHSWLNRMLLPDTVGTGGDSHTRFPMGISFPAGSGLVAFAAATGVMPLDMPESVLVRFKGEMQPGITLRDLVHAIPYYGIKQGLLTVEKAGKINEFSGKVLEIEGLKNLSVEQAFELSDASAERSAAGCTITLEEDAVAEYLSSNITMLRWMIAEGYGDPRTLERRAKAMEEWLANPTLMRADSDAEYAHVIEIDLADIKEPIVCCPNDPDDAKLLSDVAGTKIDEVFVGSCMTNIGHFRAAGQLLAQNKEPLQTRFWMTPPTKMDASQLMEEGYYNTFGTAGVRTEMPGCSLCMGNQARVEANSTVLSTSTRNFPNRLGDGANVYLTSAELASIGAIMGKIPTPAEYFEKVKSLSSKSEEVYKYLNFDTMDAYTSKAATASVED, encoded by the coding sequence GTGCTAGAAGCATATCGTAAACACGTAGCAGAGCGTGAAGCTGAAGGAGTACCACCTAAAGCGCTTAACGCTGAACAAGTAGCGGGTCTTGTAGAATTACTTAAAAATCCACCTGCTGGCGAAGAAGCAGTTCTGGTTGACTTACTTGAAAACCGTATCCCTCCTGGTGTAGACGAAGCAGCTTATGTAAAAGCAGCGTTCTTAACAGCCATCGTCAAAGGCGAAGCTGAATCTCCATTAGTTAGCAAAGAAAAAGCGGTTGAGCTTTTAGGTATGATGCAGGGTGGCTACAACATCGCTACTTTGGTCGACCTTCTAGATATTCCAGAACTTGCAGAACTTGCGGGTGAAAAGCTTAAAGATACATTGTTGATGTTTGATGCATTCCATGATGTACAAGAAAAAATGGAAGCTGGAAACGCAACTGCAAAAGCAGTTATTGAATCTTGGGCAAATGCAGAATGGTTCACCAAGCGAGACAAAGTTGCTGAAAGCATCAAGATGTCTATCTTTAAAGTAACAGGTGAAATCAACACTGATGACTTGTCTCCTGCTCCTGATGCATGGTCACGTCCAGATATCCCTTTACACGCACGCGCTGCATTTAAGATGACACGTGACGGTTTAACACCTGAAGAGCACGGTGTAACTGGACCGATCAGCCAGATTGAAGAAATTAAAGCAAAAGGCTACCCAGTAGCATTTGTTGGTGACGTTGTCGGTACTGGTTCTTCACGTAAGTCTGCGACCAACTCTGTACTTTGGTTCTTCGGCGATGATATGCCGGGCGTTCCAAACAAGCGCACGGGTGGCGTATGCTTTGGTTCTAAAGTAGCACCTATCTTCTTCAACACAATGGAAGATGCCGGCGCACTTGTATTCGAAGCACCTGTCGACAAAATCAACATGGGTGACGTTGTTGAAATTCGCCCATACGATGGCAAGATTCTTAACGAAGCAGGCGAAACTGTTTCTGAATTCTCATTCAAATCAGATGTTATTTTGGATGAAGTGCAAGCAGGCGGACGTATCCCACTGATCATCGGTCGCGGACTAACAGACAAGGCACGTACCGTTTTAGGTCTTGAGCCAACTCAAATGTTCCGTACGCCAGTAGAGCCTTTTGAAACTAACAAAGGCTACACACTAGCACAGAAAATGGTAGGTAAAGCTTGTGGTGTTGAGGGTGTTCGCCCAGGTCAATACTGTGAGCCTAAGATGACAACGGTAGGATCTCAGGATACTACTGGCCCAATGACACGTGACGAATTGAAAGATCTTGCGTGCTTAGGTTTCTCTGCTGATCTTGTTATGCAGTCATTCTGCCACACAGCGGCTTATCCAAAGCCTGTTGATGTAGAAATGCAACACACCATGCCCGACTTTATTCAAACTCGTGGCGGTGTAGCGCTTCGCCCTGGAGACGGTGTAATTCACTCTTGGTTGAACCGTATGTTGCTGCCAGATACCGTAGGTACCGGTGGTGATTCACATACACGCTTCCCAATGGGTATTTCATTCCCTGCGGGTTCTGGTCTTGTAGCATTTGCTGCCGCTACAGGTGTAATGCCTCTAGATATGCCTGAGTCTGTATTGGTTCGCTTTAAAGGTGAAATGCAGCCTGGCATTACTTTACGTGACTTGGTTCATGCGATTCCTTACTACGGAATCAAGCAAGGTCTTTTGACTGTTGAAAAAGCAGGCAAGATCAACGAATTCTCAGGTAAAGTACTTGAAATTGAAGGCTTGAAGAACCTAAGTGTTGAGCAAGCATTTGAATTATCAGATGCATCTGCAGAGCGTTCAGCTGCTGGTTGTACTATCACACTTGAAGAAGATGCTGTTGCTGAGTACTTAAGCTCAAACATCACCATGCTACGTTGGATGATTGCAGAAGGTTACGGTGATCCACGTACACTTGAGCGTCGTGCAAAAGCAATGGAAGAATGGTTGGCTAACCCAACATTAATGCGTGCTGACAGCGATGCTGAATACGCTCACGTTATTGAAATCGATCTTGCTGACATTAAAGAGCCTATCGTTTGCTGCCCTAACGATCCAGATGATGCTAAATTGCTATCTGACGTTGCAGGCACCAAAATTGATGAAGTATTCGTCGGTTCTTGCATGACTAACATTGGTCACTTCCGTGCTGCAGGTCAGTTGCTTGCTCAAAACAAAGAGCCATTGCAAACTCGCTTTTGGATGACACCTCCAACTAAGATGGATGCATCTCAGCTAATGGAAGAAGGTTATTACAACACATTCGGAACGGCAGGCGTACGTACTGAAATGCCGGGTTGTTCTCTATGTATGGGTAACCAAGCACGTGTAGAAGCAAACAGCACAGTGCTATCAACCTCTACTCGTAACTTCCCTAACCGCTTAGGTGATGGTGCTAACGTTTACCTAACATCAGCAGAACTTGCGTCTATTGGTGCAATCATGGGTAAGATACCAACACCTGCCGAGTACTTTGAGAAAGTTAAGAGCCTTAGCTCCAAGTCTGAAGAAGTTTATAAATATTTGAACTTCGACACGATGGATGCTTACACCAGTAAAGCAGCTACCGCGTCTGTAGAAGACTAA
- the miaE gene encoding tRNA-(ms[2]io[6]A)-hydroxylase translates to MSHQQDLSEIYTFLPCETPREWVECALKNEAKMLIDHAHCERKAASTAINLMYRYPDRLDLQAKMSRLAREELRHFEQVLAILKKRNIPFRGMSASRYAGEMRKYVRKNEPGQLVDVLIIGAFIEARSCERFAKISPYLDDTLKKFYLSLLKSEARHYQDYLTLARDAAGGSIDERVAEFADLEKNLILGEDEQFRFHSGVKKCIEGLGVGE, encoded by the coding sequence GTGTCGCATCAACAAGATTTATCTGAAATCTATACCTTTTTACCTTGTGAAACCCCGCGTGAATGGGTTGAGTGCGCACTCAAAAATGAAGCAAAGATGCTAATTGATCATGCTCATTGTGAAAGAAAAGCGGCGTCTACAGCGATTAACCTTATGTATCGGTATCCTGATAGGCTTGATTTGCAGGCTAAAATGTCGAGATTAGCGCGTGAAGAGTTACGCCATTTTGAGCAGGTCTTGGCTATATTGAAAAAAAGAAATATTCCTTTTAGGGGGATGTCTGCTTCGCGTTATGCAGGAGAGATGCGAAAGTATGTTAGAAAAAACGAGCCGGGGCAGTTGGTTGATGTGCTTATTATCGGTGCTTTTATAGAGGCTAGGTCATGTGAGCGCTTTGCAAAAATATCACCTTATTTGGATGATACTCTTAAGAAGTTTTATTTATCGTTGCTTAAGTCAGAAGCACGACACTATCAGGATTATTTAACGTTGGCGCGAGATGCTGCGGGTGGTTCGATAGATGAAAGAGTCGCTGAGTTTGCTGATCTAGAAAAAAACTTAATACTGGGTGAGGATGAGCAGTTTCGCTTTCATAGTGGGGTTAAGAAATGTATAGAGGGGTTAGGTGTAGGTGAGTAA
- a CDS encoding thioesterase domain-containing protein, whose amino-acid sequence MNSDQMNDLLQTHIPLCAFMKLTVTLLTPDSIKTTAPLEPNCNMHGTGFAGAQYSLAVATGWALVHNRLDVAGAAGQLVVKEATIHYDRPVTDVMELAANIDVSMTDHELINQLAGKGKVRIPLIVNISSKGKRCGYLEASYVVVA is encoded by the coding sequence ATGAATTCTGATCAAATGAATGATTTGCTTCAAACACATATACCCTTGTGCGCATTTATGAAGTTGACAGTAACATTATTAACGCCGGACTCAATTAAGACAACAGCCCCCCTTGAGCCTAACTGTAATATGCACGGTACTGGATTTGCCGGGGCTCAGTACTCATTAGCCGTAGCTACTGGATGGGCATTAGTGCATAACCGGTTGGATGTAGCAGGCGCAGCGGGTCAGTTGGTCGTTAAAGAGGCCACTATTCACTATGATCGCCCGGTTACTGATGTAATGGAGTTGGCTGCGAATATTGATGTTTCAATGACTGATCATGAACTTATTAACCAGTTAGCTGGTAAGGGTAAAGTCAGGATCCCGTTAATAGTGAATATAAGTTCAAAAGGTAAAAGGTGTGGCTACTTAGAAGCGAGCTATGTGGTTGTCGCGTAG
- a CDS encoding FAS1-like dehydratase domain-containing protein gives MSAIDIAHLQTWIGKQETLYDDISLFPAQALAAALDNDALPSKGDSLPPFWEWMYFLPTPKASATGEDGHPAKGGFLPPVPLPRRMWAAGEAQYIKHVVIGEPASRVSTIESVDLKEGSTGTLIFVTVKHEIYQQDELCISQLQNIVYREQPAADAPLPPVKAPPVDATWSKTITPDPVLLFRYSALTFNGHRIHYDRTYAVQEELYPALVVHGPLLVTMLLELARAEVPQDRVSRIKFRAVRPTFDTSPFKVEAKREGDKLQLWSVDSDNAMCMKIDAELGEAV, from the coding sequence ATGTCAGCAATAGATATCGCACACTTACAAACATGGATTGGAAAGCAAGAAACCTTATACGATGATATTTCGTTGTTCCCAGCGCAAGCGCTAGCCGCAGCACTTGATAATGATGCTTTGCCGAGTAAAGGGGATTCGTTACCGCCATTTTGGGAGTGGATGTACTTTTTACCGACGCCAAAGGCATCTGCTACTGGCGAAGATGGGCATCCTGCAAAGGGTGGGTTTTTGCCACCGGTTCCATTACCAAGAAGAATGTGGGCAGCAGGTGAGGCCCAGTATATTAAACATGTGGTGATCGGTGAGCCCGCTTCACGCGTTTCGACTATTGAATCTGTTGATTTAAAAGAGGGTAGTACCGGTACATTAATTTTTGTAACGGTTAAACACGAAATTTATCAGCAAGATGAGCTTTGTATTAGTCAGCTACAAAATATTGTTTATCGAGAACAACCTGCTGCTGACGCGCCATTACCGCCAGTTAAAGCGCCTCCTGTTGATGCGACTTGGAGCAAAACAATCACACCCGACCCCGTATTATTGTTCCGCTATTCTGCGCTTACATTTAATGGTCATCGAATTCATTATGATAGAACCTACGCTGTACAAGAGGAGTTATACCCAGCCTTGGTTGTTCATGGGCCGTTACTGGTGACTATGTTGTTAGAGTTAGCGAGAGCTGAAGTGCCTCAGGATAGAGTGTCGCGTATTAAATTTAGAGCAGTGCGACCAACGTTTGATACATCACCGTTTAAAGTAGAAGCTAAGCGTGAAGGCGATAAATTACAATTATGGTCTGTTGATAGTGATAATGCGATGTGCATGAAGATAGATGCAGAACTGGGTGAGGCGGTTTAA